A region of Moorena producens PAL-8-15-08-1 DNA encodes the following proteins:
- a CDS encoding GumC family protein — MTESSIPIRALPKTRQRSRPNRLKWFSYISLGILSNAAILGLAFFVLQQIPRTYTSKAAAIIPGVGSQGSVQLPGVGQASSNPGEKSPYGYLLKVDPRENYQYIAMSEVVLDKAAAAVNTSVKDFEEFAKPRVSLDRGTTIIEFEVDGKSPLEAQRNTRAFYEALVKRIDDLRVEESSRQDNKTLLALDSANSNLKKAQTKLSQFKKKSLLKISEQIKNLSEEVERLRVERANLLAQQQAATSGLRQLEANLRLSTDQAADALMLQDDEVFKKLWQNYSDISANLTILNTQWTPNSPQVINLKAKKQAALEALLARSQQLLGKRMDVQRLDNLNLGLDAQTGRANLAQLLINQRAQQQGLTGQVNTLAEQIAQLESRLQTLIQEQLTLTELEREVQISEAIFTAKSAQLNVNKSDHASAYPTLQLLVEPNLPKEPVGNTKKTVILGAVALCLLMTTGLVILAWEKPSSKTDAPKDSTPVLQPES; from the coding sequence ATGACAGAATCTTCAATTCCGATTCGAGCCTTACCAAAAACACGCCAACGTTCTCGACCCAATCGCTTAAAATGGTTTTCCTACATAAGTTTGGGGATTTTGAGTAATGCTGCTATTTTGGGTTTAGCTTTTTTTGTGCTCCAGCAAATCCCTCGAACTTACACAAGTAAGGCAGCAGCCATCATACCTGGTGTGGGTTCTCAAGGATCTGTTCAACTCCCTGGAGTCGGTCAAGCTTCCTCCAATCCAGGTGAGAAATCTCCTTACGGATATCTTTTAAAGGTAGATCCACGAGAGAACTACCAGTATATCGCCATGAGTGAAGTAGTTTTAGATAAAGCTGCTGCTGCTGTTAATACCTCAGTCAAAGATTTTGAAGAGTTTGCCAAGCCAAGGGTTTCTTTGGATAGAGGTACCACTATCATAGAATTTGAAGTGGATGGCAAAAGCCCATTGGAAGCTCAGCGAAATACTCGGGCTTTTTATGAAGCGTTAGTTAAACGGATTGATGACTTAAGAGTAGAAGAATCATCTCGTCAGGATAACAAGACGTTGTTAGCGTTAGACTCTGCTAATAGTAACTTAAAAAAAGCCCAAACAAAGCTTTCTCAATTCAAAAAGAAGTCACTGCTCAAAATTTCTGAACAAATCAAGAACCTTTCAGAAGAAGTAGAGAGGTTGCGAGTGGAGCGTGCTAATTTATTGGCTCAGCAGCAAGCGGCTACCTCTGGATTAAGGCAGCTAGAAGCTAACCTCAGGTTGTCAACTGACCAAGCAGCAGATGCTCTGATGCTTCAGGATGATGAAGTCTTTAAAAAGCTTTGGCAAAACTATAGCGATATCAGCGCTAACCTAACGATACTCAATACTCAATGGACACCAAATAGCCCTCAGGTGATTAATCTCAAAGCTAAGAAACAGGCGGCGCTTGAGGCATTACTTGCTCGTAGCCAACAGCTATTGGGCAAGCGGATGGATGTTCAACGTTTGGATAATCTCAATTTAGGCTTAGATGCCCAGACAGGTCGAGCAAATCTGGCACAACTGTTAATCAACCAGAGAGCTCAACAACAGGGACTAACCGGTCAAGTTAACACCTTGGCAGAACAAATTGCTCAGCTAGAATCCCGACTTCAGACGTTGATTCAGGAGCAGTTAACCCTGACTGAGCTTGAGCGAGAGGTGCAAATTTCCGAAGCTATATTTACGGCGAAGTCGGCTCAATTAAACGTGAATAAATCCGATCATGCTAGTGCTTATCCAACCCTGCAATTGTTAGTAGAGCCGAACTTACCGAAAGAACCTGTTGGTAATACTAAAAAAACGGTGATCCTCGGAGCTGTGGCGCTTTGCCTTTTAATGACAACTGGGCTGGTTATCCTGGCCTGGGAAAAACCAAGTTCTAAGACAGACGCTCCCAAAGATTCCACTCCGGTACTTCAACCTGAGTCTTAA